A genomic window from Pseudomonas cavernicola includes:
- the xerD gene encoding site-specific tyrosine recombinase XerD — MPALDHPLIDHFLDALWLEKGLSEHTRSAYRSDLAHFNGWLQERGLELPDAGREVILDHLAWRLDAGYVARSTARFLSGLRGFYRFLLRENLIATDPTLQVEMPKLGRPLPKSLSEADVEALLAAPELGEPIGLRDRAMLEVLYACGLRVTELISLTLEQVNLRQGVLRVFGKGSKERLVPLGEEAIIWIERYVREARPFLLDGKPSDVLFPSQRGEQMTRQTFWYRIKHQAKVAGIAKSLSPHTLRHAFATHLLNHGADLRVVQMLLGHSDLSTTQIYIHIARARLQELHAQHHPRG, encoded by the coding sequence ATGCCCGCTCTTGACCATCCGTTGATTGACCACTTTCTTGATGCCCTGTGGCTGGAGAAAGGCCTGTCAGAACATACCCGTTCGGCCTATCGCAGCGACCTCGCGCATTTCAACGGCTGGTTGCAGGAACGTGGCCTGGAATTGCCGGATGCTGGCCGCGAAGTGATCCTCGATCACCTGGCCTGGCGTCTGGATGCCGGCTATGTGGCGCGTTCTACCGCGCGCTTTCTCTCAGGGCTGCGCGGCTTCTACCGCTTTCTCCTGCGGGAAAACCTGATCGCAACTGATCCGACCTTGCAGGTGGAGATGCCGAAACTGGGGCGGCCGCTGCCTAAATCCTTATCCGAAGCCGATGTCGAAGCGCTGCTGGCAGCGCCGGAGTTGGGTGAGCCGATCGGTCTGCGCGACCGTGCCATGCTCGAAGTGCTGTACGCCTGTGGCCTGCGGGTGACCGAGCTGATCAGCCTGACTCTTGAGCAGGTCAACCTGCGTCAAGGTGTGCTGCGGGTGTTCGGTAAGGGCAGCAAAGAGCGGCTGGTGCCGCTGGGTGAAGAGGCGATCATCTGGATCGAGCGCTACGTGCGGGAGGCGCGGCCCTTTCTGCTGGACGGCAAACCGAGCGATGTGCTGTTTCCCAGTCAGCGTGGCGAGCAGATGACTCGGCAGACTTTCTGGTATCGGATCAAGCATCAGGCCAAGGTTGCCGGGATCGCTAAATCGCTGTCGCCGCACACCTTACGGCATGCCTTCGCCACGCATTTGCTCAACCATGGTGCCGACTTGCGCGTGGTGCAGATGTTGCTAGGTCACAGCGATCTGTCGACCACGCAGATTTATATCCACATCGCTCGTGCACGTCTGCAGGAGTTGCATGCGCAGCACCATCCACGAGGCTGA
- a CDS encoding acyl-CoA thioesterase yields MTLREQEILRRTDLSETRVTKAVFPPTTNHHNTLFGGTALAWMDEVSFITATRFCRLPLVTVSSDRIDFKHPIPAGSIVELVGRVVKVGNTSLKVEVEVFVESMYSDGREKAINGLFSFVAIDEDKHPVPVLPDSVVQPNAAA; encoded by the coding sequence ATGACCCTTAGAGAGCAAGAAATCCTCCGGCGTACTGATCTGTCGGAAACCCGCGTCACCAAGGCGGTATTCCCGCCGACCACCAACCATCACAACACCTTGTTCGGTGGCACCGCGCTGGCCTGGATGGATGAAGTGTCGTTTATCACCGCCACGCGGTTTTGCCGTTTGCCGCTGGTAACGGTGTCCTCTGATCGCATCGATTTCAAGCATCCGATCCCCGCCGGCTCCATCGTCGAGCTAGTGGGTCGAGTGGTTAAGGTCGGCAATACCAGCCTCAAGGTTGAGGTCGAGGTGTTTGTCGAGAGCATGTACAGTGACGGTCGCGAGAAGGCCATCAATGGTTTGTTCAGCTTCGTCGCCATCGACGAGGACAAACATCCGGTTCCGGTGTTGCCTGACTCAGTCGTACAGCCCAACGCTGCAGCCTGA